ATCTTAAAAAAGGCGACATCCTCTTCATCGACGAAATCCATCGTTTGTCCACGGTCATCGAAGAAATCCTTTATTCCGCGATGGAAGATTTTCAACTGGATATCATGATCGGGCAAGGTCCGAGCGCGCGCTCCATCAAACTGGAACTGCCGCCCTTCACGCTCATTGGCGCGACGACGCGCGCGGGTCTTTTGACTTCTCCCCTGCGCGACCGTTTTGGCGTCGTGCATCGTCTCGACCATTACAGCGCCGAAGAACTCGAAATCATCGTGTCTCGATCCGCCGCCATTCTCAAAGTGGAGATCGTGCCCGAGGGAGCGAGCGAAATCGCCCGCCGTTCGCGCGGCACCCCGCGCATCGCCAATCGGCTACTGCGGCGCGTGCGCGATTACGCCCAGGTCAAGGCCGACGGCGTCGTCAATCGCGCGGTGGCCAGTCACGCCCTTGAAATGCTGGAAGTCGATTCGATGGGACTGGACAAAATGGATCACAAACTCATGCGCACGCTCATCGAAAAATTTCGCGGCGGCCCGGTCGGCGTGGAAAGCCTTGCGGCTTCCATCAGCGAAGAAAAAGACGCCATCGAAGACATTCTCGAACCCTTTCTTCTGCAATCGGGTTTGATCCAACGCACCCCGAGAGGTCGCGTCGCCACCCCTTTCGCCTATCAGCATTTTGGCGTTCTGCCGCCGTCAGAACAGGGGAATCAGGACAACTTGTTCTAAACTCAGGAACCGGAGCATTCCCTCCAGGTTCTTTCCATTCATTTCGAATTCAACAGCGAGGATGAATCATGGGATATTTTTATCTCGGGCTTGCGCTACTGGGCGGCATCGCCATTCCCATTCAGGTGGGCATCAACGCCAGCCTTGCCAAACAACTGGACAGTTCAACGATGGCGGCGTTCATCTCCTTCGCCGTAGGGGCCATCGGCTTGCTGATCTACAATCTGACGACGCGGCAGTCTCTGCCCGCTTTCGACACGGCGGCGCGCCTCCCCGTCTGGATGTGGGCTGGCGGCTTGCTCGGAGCCTTCGTCGTCTGGGTCGCCATCGCCAGCGGCCACAAGATCGGCGCGCTCAGTTTGATGGGAGCATTTCTGGCGGGCCAATTGTTCGCCACTCTGGTCATCGACCATTATGGATTACTGGGATTTCCTGAAAGACCGCTGAACTGGGAGCGGATGCTGGGCACCGGTTTTCTGATTCTTGGCGTGGCTCTGATCCGAAAATTTTGAACATAAAAAAAGCCCCGCCAGAAACTGGCGGGGCTTAAAAGAGCAAGGGAGCTACCGTTAACCTGGCGTTAACAAGTTTTCCCGGAAGCTCCCCAAATTATACTGTGACTAGACAAGGGATCACCTCCTTTTGATCCAGGGGGGCCTTATCTGCGCTGTCGGGCTCCCTGGCGCCCAGAAGCGCAACGCACGATACCTACGCAAATATAATAACTTTTTTAATTCCAAAAAGTCAACGATCCAAACATCGTTTCAGACAGGGATTCAACCCCAGGCTTTTTTGAATTCTTCAACGAAACCGTGATCCATTTTTGAACTGCCCAGCAACTTGGCGGATTGCCCTGTGGAGAATCCATGAAAGTCCCGGCTCCCTGTGATAATCAAACCAAAACGTCTGGCCAGTCCCTTGTAATAGTCCACCTTGCCGATGCGCTCGTGGTAGGGGTAAACGCATTCCAGTCCCATCAACCCGTAAGACTTCAATTCTTCCACCATTCCGGGAACATCAGAATACTGTCGTCCTTTGCTGGGATTGTAGAGCGAATAGGCCCGCTCGCCGGGATGCGCCAGCACGGAGATGCCGCCGCTTTCGCCAATCAGGCGCAGGGCTTCTTCGATAACAATATTTTTTCTGAGAACATTATGCGGAGCAAGGTATTTGTCGAACGCCTCGCGCGTTGACGACACGATTTTCAGGCGAACCATTTCCCGCGCCAGATGAGGCCGAGCCAGCACGCCTTCGGCGGCGCGCCGAACATTTTCAAATTCGATAGTCCCTTGATGACGTTCCGGAACCAGTCCGTTGATTTTGTCCACCAAGTCGCGCATGCGCTTCTCGCGCAAAGCCGACATATCGTGAACCTTTGCCATCAATTCGGGAAGAATGGATTCATAGGATTTGAAATAACCCAGCACATGCAGTTGGAAATCCCGGTACGTCACGGTGATTTCGATGCCGGGAAAGCCCATGATCCCCTTTTCGCGCGTCGCTTCAAGAAATTCAGGAATTCCTTCGAAGGTATCGTGATCCGTCAGGCTGAGCACATTTACAGAATTCTTGTGCGCAATATCCACCAGCTTGCCCGGCGGAAATTCCCCGTCAGAATAATTGGAATGCATGTGAATTTCAGATTTCATCCTTCGACCTAGTGAAATAACCTGCGATTATCGTATAATAGCAGAATAGATAGTCTTTGTATAAATACTTTATAGAGAACCCTCGTTACCCATGCCCGGATTTCCAGCCCTTCTGGCCTTCATTACATTATGTTTCACCATCGCCTGCGCCAAGCCGCCCGTCCAGGCATCCACCTCTGGAGAGTTTTTGCTTGTCTATTCGGGCAACACACTTGGGGAGTTGAAACCCTGCGGATGCTCGGGAGAAGAGGACCAGGGCGGCATTGAAAAACGCATGACTTACCTGAAGAAAACCCGAGCTGAAAACAAACACATGGTTCTGGTCGACACGGGAGATAATTTTGATGCGCCGACGCGGCAGGGGAAAATCAAAGCGCGTTACCTGATCGAAAGCATGCAGGCGATGAACTACGACGCCGTCCTGACCGGCGACAAGGATTATCTTTATGGCGAGAAATTTTTGATCGACCGCGGCCCCCTGCCCTGGCTGGGAAGTAATTTCAAGCACGACGCCATTCCCTTCGCTCCGGCGAAAATCAAAAAATTCGATAACGGGATCAAGCTCGCCCTGCTGGCAGTGGGCGATCCGGAACTTTATTACGCCGCGCATTCATCGCAATTGCACATCGGCGACCCGGAGGAAGCTGTTCGTTCCAGCGTTCAGGCCCTGCAAAAAAGCGAGGCGCCTGACATTATCGTCCTAATGACCCACATGACCCGGGACCGCGCCCTTCCCTTTCTCGATATCGACGGCGTTCACATCGTCGTCAACGGGAATATCGAGAGCGCCGAAGATGTGATTGACATGAAAGCCGTCAGGAAAGACGGCAAAATTTTCGCGCAGACCAGTCCGCGCGGACAGAAAATGGGAGAAATTCGCGTGCAGATTGGAGCCGATGGAAGCCTCGACTTCAAGCACCAAATGGTCCCCCTGGCTTCAAAATTCGAATTTGATCCAGCCATGAGCGAACTCTACGCGCGCTATAATGAAGAAGTGGAAGGCCTGTTCTTTGAAACCATGGCCGCCCGACGCGATAAAAACAAAAACAAACGTTTTGCGTCCAGCAAGGTCTGCAAAAACTGCCACAGCGAAGCATATAAAACGTGGAAGAATTCCCGCCACGGGCACGCCTATGATACTCTGGTCAAGGTCAACAAATCCTTCGACCCCGAATGTCTTGCCTGCCACGTTGTGGGTTTGAATCAAGACGGAGGATTTGTCAGCGAAATCGACACGCCTGAATTGAAAAATGTACAATGTGAAAACTGTCACGGAGACGGAGCGGGTCACGCTCAGTCGCCTCAAGCCGGATTTGGTCGCAACGCGAACGCCGCGTGCAAGAATTGCCATTCAAGCGACCACAGCCCCAAATTCAATTTCAACGCCTATTGGCCCAAAATAAAACACTGAAGGAGACGCACATGAGATTTATTTTAACCCTGCTGTTAACCCTGATGATCCTCGTCCCAAATATCGCTTGCGCGGAAGAAAAAATTAGAGGAAATTACAAGGTGATCGGCGACCTTGAAAAATTAAAGGGCGCCAAGCAAATCGAAGTGAAGGAGTTTTTCAACTTCTCCTGCGGTCATTGCTACCGATTCCTGGCGACAGCCGAAACGCTTCACAAGAAATACAAGGACAAGCTCTACCATAAAAAGTATCCTATCTACTGGGGCAACCAGACTCCCTATCCCTCGCGCGCTTTTTATATCGCCGACGAGTTGGGAATCCAGGAAAAGTTCACACACGAATTGTTTGACACCAATTTCAAATTGAACATCAATATTTTCCAGGTAAAAGTTATCAAGTTTCTCGCCAGCGACATGGGCGTCGGCAAACAAATGCAGGAAGGGATGGAGAACCCGGCGATACAGGCAAAAGCTCAAGAGGCTCTCAACCTTGCCAAACAGTACAACGCCGATGAAACGCCCACGATCATCATCAACGACGTGTTGAAAGTCACCCCCAGTCTTTACAACGGAAGCGTTGACGAAATGACGGCGGGTCTGGATATGATTTTCGAAGACATTCTCAATCAAAAGTAATTTACGGATGCGCATTCCATTGAAACCGAAAATCATCGCCACGCTCATTCTCACCGCCCTGGTCGCCATTGCGGCTTCTCCGTCCGGCCCTGGGACCTACAGTCCCATGTCGCCTAAAATCGCGCATGCGGGATTTTTCAGCCAGGATCTGGAGCTGTTTGAAGAAGTTGTCGATCTGGTTTCCGACAAATACGTCTATCCTCCCGATTACAGGAAATTGTTCGAAGGGGCGTTTGAGGGCATGGTCGCCTTCGTCGACGACAAGGAACTGATCCATCAAAAAGCGGGCGCCAAAGGCATGCTCCGGTGGAAGGGACGCAACCTGCCCTACCGCCTGACCTACAATTTTAAAGACAATATGAACGCCCTCAAGAAGGCCTATTATTTTCTTGCCGAAGGCATGGACGAAAAATCTCTGAACAGAGACCTTGAGTTTGCGGGCATCAACGGCATGATGGAAACGCTGGACCTCTATTCTCAATTCATGGATCAGAGTATGTTCGACCGATCCATGCGCGACACGGAGGGCAAGTACGGCGGCCTGGGCATGCTGATCACCATGAAAGACAAGCGTCTCGAAGTGGTGAAGACCATGCCCAATTCACCGGCGCGGAAAGCCGGAATTCTTTCCGGCGACCTGTTTGTGAAAGCGGATGGAAGGGACGTCAAGGACACCCAGATTGAGGACCTTGCCGAAATGTTGCGCGGCTACCCCGACACGCGCGTCTCGATTTCTCTGGAGCGAC
This window of the Candidatus Nitrohelix vancouverensis genome carries:
- the ruvB gene encoding Holliday junction branch migration DNA helicase RuvB, whose product is MDEERLTDPAEEQDEVRFETALRPLTFNDYIGQDKVKSNLEIFISAARMRGETLDHCLFYGPPGLGKTTLSNIIAAEMGANLKGTSGPAIEKTGDLAAILTNLKKGDILFIDEIHRLSTVIEEILYSAMEDFQLDIMIGQGPSARSIKLELPPFTLIGATTRAGLLTSPLRDRFGVVHRLDHYSAEELEIIVSRSAAILKVEIVPEGASEIARRSRGTPRIANRLLRRVRDYAQVKADGVVNRAVASHALEMLEVDSMGLDKMDHKLMRTLIEKFRGGPVGVESLAASISEEKDAIEDILEPFLLQSGLIQRTPRGRVATPFAYQHFGVLPPSEQGNQDNLF
- a CDS encoding DMT family transporter encodes the protein MGYFYLGLALLGGIAIPIQVGINASLAKQLDSSTMAAFISFAVGAIGLLIYNLTTRQSLPAFDTAARLPVWMWAGGLLGAFVVWVAIASGHKIGALSLMGAFLAGQLFATLVIDHYGLLGFPERPLNWERMLGTGFLILGVALIRKF
- a CDS encoding PHP domain-containing protein, yielding MKSEIHMHSNYSDGEFPPGKLVDIAHKNSVNVLSLTDHDTFEGIPEFLEATREKGIMGFPGIEITVTYRDFQLHVLGYFKSYESILPELMAKVHDMSALREKRMRDLVDKINGLVPERHQGTIEFENVRRAAEGVLARPHLAREMVRLKIVSSTREAFDKYLAPHNVLRKNIVIEEALRLIGESGGISVLAHPGERAYSLYNPSKGRQYSDVPGMVEELKSYGLMGLECVYPYHERIGKVDYYKGLARRFGLIITGSRDFHGFSTGQSAKLLGSSKMDHGFVEEFKKAWG
- a CDS encoding thioredoxin domain-containing protein, which codes for MRFILTLLLTLMILVPNIACAEEKIRGNYKVIGDLEKLKGAKQIEVKEFFNFSCGHCYRFLATAETLHKKYKDKLYHKKYPIYWGNQTPYPSRAFYIADELGIQEKFTHELFDTNFKLNINIFQVKVIKFLASDMGVGKQMQEGMENPAIQAKAQEALNLAKQYNADETPTIIINDVLKVTPSLYNGSVDEMTAGLDMIFEDILNQK